In a genomic window of Telopea speciosissima isolate NSW1024214 ecotype Mountain lineage chromosome 5, Tspe_v1, whole genome shotgun sequence:
- the LOC122662802 gene encoding luminal-binding protein 5-like, translated as MAKAYRTDDFVEVCSNDEGFLGSYFAAKVLKFDDPEVQRVKKFLPYKIVNKDGKPYIQVKIKDGETKVFSPEEVSAMILVKMKKTAEAYLGKKIKDAVVTLTSMTHRGRPQWMQVIIAGLNVARIINEPTAAAIAYGLDKKGGEKNTLIYDLGGGTFDVFILTIGNGVFEVLATSGDNPFDLVWFDQSDQFKFVVELIK; from the exons ATGGCGAAAGCATATCGAACCGATGATTTTGTTGAAGTTTGTAGCAACGATGAAGGTTTCTTGGGTTCCTACTTCGCCGCGAAGGTTCTCAA gtttgatgATCCGGAGGTACAGAGAGTTAAAAAGTTCTTGCCTTACAAGATTGTGAACAAAGATGGGAAGCCTTATATACAGGTGAAGATCAAAGATGGAGAGACCAAGGTGTTTAGCCCTGAAGAAGTCAGTGCTATGATACtggtgaagatgaagaagacggCTGAAGCATACCTTGGGAAGAAAATTAAGGATGCCGTTGTTACT CTTACTTCAATGACGCACAGAGGCAGGCCACAATGGATGCAGGTTATAATTGCAGGGCTTAATGTGGCTCGAATAATTAACGAGCCTACAGCTGCTGCAATTGCCTATGGATTGGACAAAAAGGGAGGAGAGAAGAACACTTTGATTTATGATCTGGGTGGTGGTACATTTGATGTTTTCATCTTGACGATCGGCAATGGTGTCTTTGAGGTTCTGGCAACCAGTGGTGACAACccatttgatttggtttggtttgatcaaTCGGACCAATTCAAGTTTGTTGTGGAGTTAATTAAATaa